In Mucilaginibacter boryungensis, a single window of DNA contains:
- a CDS encoding PAS domain S-box protein — protein sequence MGTLSASLQNIIAVSSLPVAIVDTHMRYLAVSEKWITYYGLENVPLIGRSHYEVFPEIEERWKKIHAECLSGKDQKCDNDRFERADGSVMWLQWEVRHWRTDDGKIGGMMMTSEDVSYKTRIFMNEKRFQLFMDELPGLCWITDHKNVLKYANKCFYDTFHLTDGVIGKSSKEIFGQEIARHFQENNELVLNSGEGKNFHQTIRDNQGHPQVYKTYKFPFTDAEGNMVGAVAFNITRNKLLEEELFQSETQFKLAFEHSLIGMALITPDGKWKRVNKSLCQMLGYSEKDMKKMTVQSITHPDDLANTITTLNDLRAGRIEKIKHEKRYLHKDGKTIWVVIAATMLYDSSGKPLYYVSQIEDITKRKEIENDLVLSEKKYRTIFENVQDVFYQTDQNGLVTEISPSIEKYSGYRRSEIIGQPVANFYFYVQDRERIIESLRTQGFVIDFEARLKTKDGQLRYASVNARLVIENGVIISTEGSMRDVTTRKFHENELKALNTQLTASNEQKNNLLSIIGHDLKNPISGSLQLLDHTLTDFESSSADEVHAYLSLMKQELSNANNLLEDLLTWAKSQFNAVSFNPVKIDDVAAVVYKCMQTVQPMAVKKKISITSQVPDGLSLTADIGMLETIIRNLLSNAVKFTNSGGKIVVAAIVDGKDILFSVTDDGCGIPQDKIGELFNKNTNYTTYGTAGEKGTGLGLNLCHDFALKHGGNLWVDSKENVGSTFYFTIPVSLNVLDATV from the coding sequence ATGGGCACTCTTTCCGCATCGTTACAAAATATTATTGCTGTTTCTTCATTGCCTGTGGCGATCGTAGACACCCATATGCGCTATCTGGCTGTTTCAGAAAAATGGATCACGTATTATGGCCTTGAAAACGTTCCGCTTATTGGAAGGTCTCATTATGAGGTGTTTCCTGAAATTGAGGAACGCTGGAAAAAGATCCACGCCGAATGCCTGAGCGGAAAAGATCAAAAATGCGATAACGACCGCTTTGAACGTGCCGACGGCAGTGTAATGTGGTTGCAATGGGAAGTAAGGCATTGGCGTACAGATGACGGAAAAATCGGTGGGATGATGATGACCAGTGAAGATGTGAGTTATAAAACCCGCATATTTATGAACGAAAAGCGTTTTCAGCTTTTTATGGACGAACTCCCCGGGCTTTGCTGGATCACCGATCACAAAAATGTTCTTAAATATGCCAATAAATGCTTTTACGATACTTTCCATTTAACAGATGGGGTAATTGGTAAAAGCAGTAAAGAGATATTTGGTCAGGAAATTGCCAGACATTTTCAGGAAAATAATGAACTGGTATTAAATTCCGGGGAGGGGAAAAATTTCCACCAAACCATTAGGGATAACCAGGGGCACCCACAAGTTTATAAAACATATAAATTTCCGTTCACGGATGCTGAAGGTAACATGGTTGGGGCTGTGGCATTTAATATTACCCGGAACAAGCTTTTAGAGGAGGAACTATTTCAAAGCGAGACACAGTTTAAACTGGCCTTTGAACATTCCCTTATCGGCATGGCTTTAATTACGCCGGATGGTAAATGGAAAAGGGTAAACAAGAGCCTTTGTCAGATGCTTGGCTATTCCGAGAAGGACATGAAAAAAATGACAGTGCAGTCGATCACCCATCCGGATGACCTGGCCAATACCATAACCACGCTGAACGATCTGCGCGCCGGAAGGATAGAAAAGATTAAGCACGAAAAACGCTACCTGCATAAAGATGGTAAAACTATTTGGGTGGTAATTGCTGCAACTATGCTTTACGATAGTTCAGGGAAACCGCTTTATTACGTCTCACAAATAGAAGACATTACCAAAAGAAAGGAAATTGAAAACGACCTGGTGCTTAGCGAGAAAAAGTACCGCACCATTTTTGAAAATGTGCAGGATGTATTTTACCAGACCGACCAGAATGGTTTGGTAACTGAGATCAGCCCTTCTATCGAAAAATATTCCGGTTACCGGCGTAGTGAGATTATTGGTCAGCCGGTTGCAAACTTCTATTTTTATGTGCAGGACCGCGAGCGTATCATTGAAAGTTTGCGCACACAGGGATTTGTGATAGACTTTGAAGCACGGTTGAAAACCAAAGACGGCCAGTTACGCTACGCATCGGTTAATGCCCGGCTTGTCATTGAAAACGGGGTTATTATTTCCACCGAAGGCAGTATGAGGGACGTAACAACCAGGAAGTTCCACGAGAATGAACTTAAGGCCTTAAATACGCAGCTTACCGCATCCAACGAACAAAAAAATAATCTGCTCTCTATTATTGGCCACGATCTGAAAAACCCGATATCGGGCAGCCTGCAGTTATTGGACCATACTTTAACCGACTTTGAGTCGAGCTCTGCGGATGAAGTACATGCCTATCTGTCCCTGATGAAGCAGGAACTATCTAACGCCAACAACCTGTTGGAAGATTTGCTTACCTGGGCCAAATCGCAGTTTAATGCGGTTAGTTTTAATCCCGTAAAAATTGATGATGTAGCCGCTGTAGTTTATAAATGCATGCAGACTGTGCAGCCCATGGCCGTGAAGAAAAAGATATCCATTACTTCGCAAGTGCCTGATGGGTTAAGCCTAACGGCCGATATAGGCATGCTGGAAACCATTATTCGAAACCTGCTCTCCAATGCGGTTAAATTTACAAATAGTGGCGGCAAGATCGTCGTAGCCGCTATAGTCGATGGAAAAGACATCTTATTTTCTGTAACGGATGATGGCTGTGGCATACCCCAGGATAAAATTGGCGAACTATTCAATAAAAACACCAACTATACCACCTATGGAACCGCTGGCGAAAAAGGTACCGGCTTAGGGTTGAACCTCTGTCATGACTTTGCATTAAAACACGGCGGAAACCTTTGGGTTGACAGTAAGGAAAATGTAGGCAGTACCTTTTACTTTACCATACCTGTTTCGTTAAACGTATTAGACGCTACTGTTTAA
- a CDS encoding alpha-N-acetylglucosaminidase, which produces MKNLLFTFGILCLAFSAKAQLTPAAAKELVSRILPQHANAFKVEPIWSAQHPDAFELESRDHKIILRGNNGVAIASALYYYLTEYCHCQVTWNGTNLKLPRVLPQVKVKIRKESPYQYRYYLNYCTFNYSMSWWDWARWEKEIDWMALHGINMPLAITGEEYTWYLIYKELGFTDADLKGFFTGPSYFSWFWMGNMDGWGGPLPVQWMKDHFELQKKIIQRERELGMKPVLPAFTGHVPAIFKNKFPGAKLKATNWKNGFADTYILDSADPMFARIGKLFLQKQTALLGTDHLYSADTFNENEPPSDAPEYLEKLSAQVYEGMRQADTAAVWVMQGWLFYSDRKFWKDEQTRALLKAIPNDKMIILDLAAEIEPVWKRTGAFYGKPWIWNMLNNFGANTNLFGRMDAAAHAPAEAYSDPKSGNMKGIGLTMEGIEQNPVLYELQTDNTWRNQPINVDTWLPQYVLNRYGKKNEQALLAWDILRKTVYSVPAERYIRDGAESIIQGRPTTDSLTRWARTTLNYRAQDLLPAWKAMVNATAYLSASDGFRFDLVDVTRQVLANYALPLQRKAVLAYHQKNKSQFKQYSGEFIELIQDMDKLLATRKEFLLGPWIADARRWGRTPNEKALYELNAKDLITLWGDKDCPLNEYACKQWSGLFNDFYKPRWEQFFTAMELDLAGKKKLDRDAFTRQIKNWEWAWVNTRKDYPVKPVGDAVVTTRLLYHKYWEKANKLLTDY; this is translated from the coding sequence TTGAAAAACCTATTATTTACGTTTGGTATCTTATGCCTGGCCTTTAGTGCAAAGGCGCAGCTAACACCAGCAGCAGCAAAAGAGCTGGTGAGCCGCATACTACCACAACATGCAAATGCTTTCAAGGTTGAACCTATCTGGTCGGCACAGCATCCCGATGCTTTTGAGTTAGAAAGCCGTGATCATAAAATTATTTTAAGAGGCAATAATGGCGTCGCCATAGCCTCGGCCCTTTATTATTATTTAACCGAATATTGCCATTGCCAGGTTACCTGGAACGGCACCAACCTTAAATTGCCGCGGGTATTACCCCAGGTAAAAGTCAAAATCAGGAAAGAAAGCCCTTATCAGTACCGGTATTATCTTAACTACTGCACATTTAATTATAGTATGAGCTGGTGGGATTGGGCACGTTGGGAAAAGGAAATTGACTGGATGGCCCTGCATGGCATAAATATGCCACTGGCGATAACGGGAGAAGAATATACCTGGTACCTGATATATAAAGAGCTTGGATTTACAGATGCGGACTTGAAAGGTTTTTTTACAGGGCCTTCTTATTTTTCGTGGTTTTGGATGGGAAATATGGATGGCTGGGGAGGCCCCTTGCCAGTACAGTGGATGAAAGATCACTTTGAACTGCAAAAGAAAATAATACAACGGGAAAGGGAACTGGGGATGAAACCTGTATTGCCTGCATTTACAGGCCATGTACCTGCTATTTTTAAAAACAAATTTCCCGGTGCGAAGCTTAAAGCCACTAACTGGAAAAATGGCTTCGCCGATACTTATATACTTGATTCTGCAGATCCTATGTTTGCCCGTATAGGTAAACTTTTTTTGCAAAAACAAACGGCATTACTGGGCACCGACCATTTATATTCGGCGGATACCTTTAATGAAAATGAACCACCATCTGATGCCCCTGAATACCTGGAAAAACTTAGCGCGCAGGTTTATGAGGGCATGCGCCAGGCTGATACGGCAGCTGTGTGGGTAATGCAGGGCTGGCTATTTTATAGTGACCGTAAGTTTTGGAAAGACGAACAGACCCGGGCTTTATTAAAAGCTATACCAAATGATAAAATGATCATATTAGACCTTGCCGCTGAAATTGAGCCCGTGTGGAAACGTACCGGTGCATTTTATGGCAAGCCCTGGATATGGAATATGTTGAACAACTTTGGGGCTAATACCAACTTGTTTGGCAGAATGGATGCGGCAGCGCATGCCCCGGCAGAGGCTTATAGCGACCCCAAAAGCGGCAACATGAAGGGTATCGGTTTAACAATGGAAGGCATTGAACAAAATCCGGTATTATATGAGCTGCAAACCGATAATACCTGGCGAAACCAACCTATAAACGTGGACACCTGGTTGCCACAGTATGTGCTGAACCGTTACGGTAAAAAGAATGAGCAAGCCTTACTTGCATGGGATATATTAAGAAAAACGGTTTATAGCGTACCTGCCGAGCGGTACATTCGTGATGGCGCCGAATCCATTATCCAGGGCAGGCCTACTACCGATAGTTTGACCCGGTGGGCCCGCACAACATTAAACTACCGGGCCCAGGACCTGCTGCCTGCCTGGAAAGCTATGGTAAATGCAACCGCCTACCTATCAGCGAGTGATGGTTTCAGGTTTGACCTGGTTGATGTAACCCGGCAGGTATTAGCTAATTATGCCCTGCCACTACAACGCAAAGCGGTATTAGCTTACCATCAAAAAAACAAGTCGCAGTTTAAACAATATAGCGGCGAATTTATTGAGCTGATACAAGACATGGATAAACTGCTTGCTACACGTAAAGAGTTTTTGCTTGGGCCATGGATTGCCGACGCACGGCGCTGGGGCCGGACACCAAATGAAAAGGCCCTTTATGAATTGAATGCCAAAGACCTGATTACCCTTTGGGGCGACAAAGATTGCCCGCTGAACGAATATGCATGTAAACAATGGAGCGGCCTGTTCAATGATTTTTACAAGCCCCGTTGGGAGCAATTTTTTACTGCAATGGAATTAGACCTGGCCGGCAAAAAAAAGTTAGACAGGGATGCATTTACCCGTCAAATTAAAAACTGGGAATGGGCATGGGTAAATACCCGGAAAGATTACCCCGTAAAGCCCGTGGGCGATGCTGTGGTAACCACCAGGTTGCTTTACCACAAATACTGGGAGAAAGCAAACAAACTGCTTACTGATTATTAA
- a CDS encoding acyltransferase family protein produces the protein MMSASLTTSIDNPVKKQPRLLSLDALRGFDMFWIISGEQIFQGIASVIQAKYNLTRNAANWRINTDERLSISERLMVGVSNQFHHSPWNGFTFYDLIFPLFIFIAGISMAFSYGKPLPQSKAEAKAITWARYQQLFKRTCLLILLGMVVNGLLKFQGYDQTRFASVLGRIGLACFFAAIIYLNASFRWQLVWFGLILLGYWMLVAWVPVPHYGAGVLSPAENLPAYIDQHFLPGKLHRKVYDPEGLLSTIPAIATAMMGLFTGRFLQWEADNKLSPVKKMLIMFATGILLVITGLVWNISFPINKTLWTSSFAIYAGGWSLLLFSVFYGIIDVAGYKKWCQPFVWIGTNAILIYVATEGLINFEFTSQYLFGGIINKMPQPWHQAGIWIGVLLIELLLMRFLYRKKTFLKF, from the coding sequence ATGATGTCGGCTTCATTAACAACTTCTATTGACAACCCTGTAAAAAAGCAGCCCAGGCTACTATCGCTTGATGCCTTGCGCGGCTTTGATATGTTTTGGATAATTAGCGGCGAGCAAATATTTCAGGGTATTGCCAGTGTGATACAAGCTAAATACAATTTAACACGTAATGCTGCCAACTGGCGCATAAATACCGATGAACGATTGTCGATATCTGAGCGTTTAATGGTTGGCGTTAGCAACCAGTTTCATCATTCGCCATGGAACGGTTTTACGTTTTACGATCTCATATTCCCGCTTTTTATATTTATAGCAGGCATTTCCATGGCATTTTCTTATGGGAAGCCCCTGCCGCAATCAAAGGCGGAAGCTAAAGCAATTACATGGGCACGCTATCAACAACTTTTTAAACGGACCTGCCTGTTAATACTACTGGGTATGGTGGTAAACGGCTTATTAAAGTTTCAGGGGTATGATCAGACACGCTTTGCCAGCGTATTGGGGCGCATTGGCCTCGCTTGCTTTTTCGCCGCGATAATTTATCTGAACGCGTCATTCCGCTGGCAGTTAGTGTGGTTTGGCCTGATTTTGTTAGGATATTGGATGTTAGTAGCTTGGGTGCCTGTACCGCATTATGGCGCAGGGGTATTAAGTCCCGCCGAAAATCTTCCAGCCTATATAGATCAGCATTTTTTGCCGGGAAAATTACACCGGAAAGTATATGATCCCGAAGGATTGCTTTCTACAATACCAGCTATTGCTACGGCTATGATGGGCTTATTCACCGGCCGTTTTTTACAATGGGAGGCAGATAACAAGCTATCGCCGGTTAAAAAAATGCTGATCATGTTTGCTACAGGTATTCTTTTAGTAATAACAGGCTTGGTTTGGAATATTAGTTTCCCCATCAACAAAACGTTGTGGACCAGCTCGTTCGCCATTTATGCTGGCGGTTGGAGCTTGTTGTTATTTTCCGTTTTTTACGGTATTATTGACGTTGCCGGATACAAAAAATGGTGCCAGCCCTTTGTTTGGATCGGCACTAATGCCATACTTATTTATGTAGCTACGGAAGGGCTGATAAATTTTGAATTTACCTCGCAATATTTATTTGGCGGTATTATTAATAAAATGCCGCAACCATGGCACCAGGCAGGGATATGGATTGGTGTATTATTAATAGAATTGTTGTTGATGCGTTTTTTATATCGCAAAAAAACATTTTTAAAATTTTAG
- a CDS encoding RagB/SusD family nutrient uptake outer membrane protein, which produces MKKIFFGIASLFVLAFIFSSCHKIETPPTAELTPDVYPLTAAQLSSAAGPIYISLRSDYQGYWFLQSCSTDEAVLPIFATDWIDGNKYMELHRHTWTKDNAWVAGEWSYMTNMIGTANQTISVIKASAPEGAAKNTSLAELKTMRALAYFMMLDCYGNVPLDTLYGATDLKTNSPRAKVFTYIESELKASIPYLKTTTGTATYGLPTQYLAYSILAKMYLNAAVYTGTARYDDCIAACDKIISSGLYAIEPASTYLQMFYPTNGPGQKEFIFAIPFDASTSNGYWFPARYDLNRNLGIRYLYSGSTSGGITDPIMNQSSGSGLNNVKPSGPRMTTSEFYAYFNDPNDVRNKQWLTGLQYWPDGQPIMVNTTNLGYNQFYTGASPAASYTYQLNLTPLTTSRLGATSYDLGKDEIAWNTGYRNIKYLPDYTNTISRNQNNDVPIFRYSDIVMMKAEAIFRGGAPTLGATALSLINSVRSNRTTSAALTTLALDDIYAERCREFTWEAWHRNDMIRFGKFETSYGLGKTNTDTYRRIFPIPSTAMATNPNLVQNPGY; this is translated from the coding sequence ATGAAAAAGATATTTTTTGGAATAGCAAGCCTGTTTGTACTGGCTTTTATATTCTCTTCCTGCCACAAAATTGAAACGCCGCCAACGGCTGAACTTACACCCGACGTTTATCCGCTAACCGCGGCGCAACTTTCTTCAGCAGCTGGCCCAATATACATTAGTTTAAGAAGCGACTATCAGGGTTATTGGTTTTTACAAAGTTGCTCTACCGACGAAGCTGTACTCCCCATTTTTGCTACGGATTGGATAGATGGCAACAAATACATGGAGCTGCACCGACACACCTGGACAAAGGATAATGCCTGGGTAGCCGGCGAATGGAGCTATATGACCAATATGATAGGAACTGCGAACCAAACCATTTCGGTTATCAAGGCGTCGGCACCTGAAGGCGCGGCCAAAAACACCAGCCTTGCTGAATTGAAGACCATGCGCGCGCTGGCCTACTTTATGATGTTGGACTGCTATGGTAACGTTCCGCTTGATACGCTGTATGGCGCTACCGATTTAAAGACCAATAGCCCGCGTGCTAAAGTGTTTACTTATATAGAAAGCGAGCTTAAAGCGTCGATACCATATTTAAAAACAACAACCGGGACAGCTACTTATGGCTTACCTACGCAGTATTTAGCTTATTCTATATTAGCAAAAATGTATTTAAATGCCGCTGTTTATACAGGCACTGCACGTTATGATGACTGTATAGCCGCTTGCGACAAGATTATTAGCTCGGGATTATACGCCATTGAGCCCGCGAGCACCTATTTGCAAATGTTTTACCCCACCAACGGACCCGGGCAAAAGGAATTTATTTTTGCTATTCCATTTGATGCTTCAACCTCTAATGGCTATTGGTTCCCGGCAAGGTACGACCTGAACCGTAACTTAGGTATCCGTTATCTGTATTCAGGATCTACCTCCGGTGGTATTACCGACCCGATCATGAACCAAAGCAGCGGCAGCGGCCTGAATAATGTGAAACCAAGCGGCCCACGTATGACCACGTCTGAGTTTTATGCTTACTTTAACGACCCTAACGACGTGCGTAACAAGCAATGGTTAACCGGCCTGCAATACTGGCCTGACGGGCAACCTATTATGGTAAATACAACCAATTTGGGTTACAATCAGTTTTATACCGGAGCAAGTCCCGCTGCATCTTATACCTATCAGTTAAATTTAACACCGCTTACTACTTCCCGTCTGGGTGCAACATCTTACGATTTGGGTAAAGATGAAATTGCCTGGAACACAGGGTACCGTAACATTAAATATTTACCGGATTACACCAATACCATTAGCCGTAACCAAAATAACGATGTACCTATATTCCGTTATTCAGATATTGTGATGATGAAAGCTGAGGCTATTTTCAGAGGAGGGGCTCCAACTTTGGGTGCTACTGCATTATCGCTGATCAACTCTGTTCGCTCTAACCGTACTACTTCGGCTGCATTAACAACACTTGCACTTGATGATATTTATGCCGAACGTTGCCGTGAGTTTACCTGGGAAGCCTGGCATCGTAACGATATGATCAGGTTTGGTAAATTTGAAACAAGCTATGGCTTGGGTAAAACCAATACCGATACCTATCGCCGTATCTTCCCTATACCAAGCACTGCAATGGCTACCAATCCAAACCTGGTACAAAACCCTGGCTATTAA
- a CDS encoding SusC/RagA family TonB-linked outer membrane protein: protein MRSSLNFNKSTWLRLLLLLCLINLSVTSFAQTDSRITGLVVDNKGMSIPGATVVVKGTTKSASAGIDGKFSVVAKAGDVLVFTSVGYTTKEVAVTTEKYYKVTLAEANTAINEVVVVGYGTATRKTLSSSITSVKAEDLNKGAIADVGQLLQGKVAGLNVTASGDPNKPAAVILRGASTVNMPGAPYYVIDGVPGAEISAIAPSDIATIDVLKDAAATAIYGNRAASGVIMITTKRGKKGVTQATYSGYFGTEKVSNTLDLMNADQLRSFITANSSAFSPNDDKGANTDWMKAIERSTAYSHNHNLSLSGGTEHSTYSASLNYFKKQGILTESSLERVIGRLNLEQYALNDNLKFSLNVSNSSSNSINEPLQNVVLLQAAKHSPVSPLYNTDGSYFENLNNTGYFNPLAIVGNAQDETKLNILLGSFNTQLKLPFNFTYNVNLSYQRTTSAHGEYYGSYFSKYPTSNFYNNPDPAIGVAHTLIGSLFGANGSAIRSNLENTTKTLETFLSWKKQLGNHNIEAVLGYAYQDNSLGDGFKASSTNFPTDYTGYSNLSLGNPYAIANYRINVGDDLTYSKYLMISDFARLNYSYKDKYLFQGSIRRDGSSIFGANNHWGYFPSVGLAWRITQEDFMKNQTLFSDLKLRASYGETGNSAGINAYTGQLFYVAAGTYYNNGVQASAYTPFQGSNPDLKWEKIATKNIGIDFSILNNKLSGSVDIYDKNTTGMLFRYSVPPALVPGGSITANGGSINNRGIEVTLNVSPVNAKDFTWSSNISMAYNKNKITSLKGIYGNPDSVRYSDPEGPGQTNATLQLLKVGYPIGQFFTLKYAGKDATGNSQFYKKDGTTTTAPGIGTDYFYLGNAQPSVIMGWNNTFRYKNLDLNVFIRGTFGNKIFNATRADLSYTAGAATSNILNSAANDKISDTRNSYYSDRYIENGSYARLDNATLGYNFKAPFKNVSNIRVYTSVNNLFTITGYKGIDPEINQGGVAPGIDYNNFYPKTRTFLFGVNVSF from the coding sequence ATGAGATCAAGCCTTAATTTCAACAAGAGCACGTGGCTACGTTTGCTGCTCTTACTATGCCTTATTAACTTGTCTGTTACATCTTTTGCACAAACCGACAGCCGGATTACCGGCTTGGTAGTTGACAATAAAGGAATGTCAATCCCCGGAGCAACAGTAGTGGTAAAAGGCACTACAAAATCGGCATCTGCAGGTATCGATGGAAAATTCAGCGTGGTGGCAAAAGCCGGTGACGTACTGGTATTTACTTCGGTAGGTTATACAACAAAGGAAGTGGCCGTTACTACAGAAAAGTATTATAAAGTTACACTGGCCGAAGCCAATACGGCCATTAATGAAGTAGTAGTGGTAGGCTATGGTACCGCTACCCGAAAAACTTTGTCAAGTTCTATTACCTCCGTGAAAGCGGAAGATTTAAACAAAGGCGCCATAGCGGATGTTGGGCAATTGCTGCAGGGTAAAGTAGCGGGCTTAAATGTTACCGCCAGTGGCGACCCTAACAAACCGGCCGCGGTAATTTTACGCGGTGCATCAACGGTGAATATGCCGGGCGCGCCTTATTATGTTATTGATGGTGTTCCCGGCGCTGAAATCAGCGCTATTGCCCCCAGCGACATCGCCACTATCGATGTATTAAAAGATGCCGCCGCTACCGCCATTTATGGTAACAGGGCTGCCAGTGGTGTAATTATGATCACTACCAAACGCGGAAAAAAAGGTGTAACCCAGGCAACCTATAGCGGGTACTTTGGCACCGAAAAGGTGAGCAACACATTAGATCTGATGAATGCCGATCAGTTACGCTCGTTTATTACCGCTAATAGCTCTGCTTTTTCGCCAAATGATGATAAAGGGGCTAATACCGATTGGATGAAAGCGATAGAACGTTCAACGGCGTACTCACACAATCACAACTTGTCGTTAAGCGGGGGGACTGAGCACAGTACTTACAGCGCCAGCTTAAACTACTTTAAAAAACAAGGTATCCTTACTGAAAGCTCGCTTGAGCGTGTAATAGGCCGTTTAAATTTAGAGCAGTATGCTTTAAATGATAACCTGAAATTTAGCCTTAACGTTTCAAACTCATCAAGCAACTCCATCAACGAGCCTTTGCAAAACGTTGTGCTGCTACAGGCAGCCAAGCACTCGCCGGTATCGCCGTTGTACAATACGGATGGCAGTTATTTTGAAAACCTTAATAACACTGGTTATTTTAACCCGTTGGCTATAGTGGGTAATGCACAGGACGAAACAAAATTGAATATATTGTTAGGCAGCTTTAATACCCAGTTAAAATTACCATTCAACTTTACTTATAATGTTAACTTGTCGTACCAGCGTACCACATCGGCACATGGCGAATATTATGGCAGCTATTTTAGCAAATACCCAACATCAAACTTTTACAACAATCCCGATCCTGCCATTGGCGTGGCGCACACGCTTATTGGTTCGTTGTTCGGTGCAAATGGATCGGCCATAAGGTCTAACTTAGAAAATACTACAAAGACGCTGGAAACCTTCCTTAGCTGGAAAAAACAGCTGGGCAATCATAACATTGAGGCAGTGCTGGGCTACGCTTATCAGGACAATAGCCTTGGGGATGGGTTCAAAGCATCGAGTACAAATTTCCCTACCGATTATACCGGCTATTCAAACCTTAGCTTAGGTAACCCTTATGCCATTGCAAATTATCGCATTAATGTAGGTGACGACCTTACCTATAGTAAATATTTAATGATATCTGATTTTGCAAGGTTAAACTACAGCTATAAGGATAAATATCTGTTCCAGGGTTCGATACGCCGCGATGGTAGTTCTATTTTCGGAGCTAATAACCACTGGGGTTATTTCCCATCGGTGGGTTTGGCATGGCGTATTACACAGGAAGACTTCATGAAAAACCAAACCCTGTTTAGCGATTTGAAATTGCGTGCCAGCTATGGAGAAACAGGTAACTCCGCAGGCATTAATGCATACACAGGGCAATTATTTTATGTAGCGGCAGGTACTTATTATAACAATGGTGTACAGGCTTCAGCTTATACCCCCTTTCAGGGTTCAAACCCTGATTTAAAATGGGAGAAAATAGCTACTAAAAATATCGGTATTGATTTTTCCATTTTAAACAATAAACTCTCTGGATCGGTAGATATATATGATAAAAACACCACTGGTATGCTTTTCAGGTACAGTGTTCCTCCGGCACTTGTTCCTGGTGGTTCAATCACCGCAAATGGCGGCAGTATCAACAACAGAGGTATCGAAGTTACTTTAAACGTTTCGCCAGTTAACGCAAAAGATTTTACATGGTCAAGTAATATAAGTATGGCCTACAATAAAAACAAAATTACCAGTTTAAAGGGGATTTACGGCAACCCCGACTCGGTACGGTATTCTGATCCAGAAGGTCCAGGCCAAACCAATGCTACACTGCAGTTGCTTAAAGTGGGTTACCCTATCGGCCAATTCTTTACCTTAAAATATGCAGGTAAAGATGCCACTGGCAATTCTCAGTTTTACAAAAAGGATGGCACTACCACTACTGCGCCGGGCATAGGTACTGATTATTTTTACTTAGGCAATGCACAGCCGAGTGTTATTATGGGATGGAACAACACCTTCAGATATAAAAACCTTGATTTGAATGTGTTTATCCGCGGCACTTTTGGCAACAAGATATTTAATGCTACCCGTGCCGATCTTTCTTACACGGCAGGTGCGGCTACAAGCAATATCCTGAATAGTGCAGCTAACGATAAGATCTCAGATACCCGTAACTCTTATTATTCAGATCGTTATATTGAGAATGGATCGTATGCCCGTTTAGACAACGCCACACTGGGCTACAATTTTAAAGCCCCTTTTAAAAATGTCAGTAATATCCGAGTATACACGTCAGTAAATAATTTGTTTACCATAACCGGATACAAAGGAATTGACCCTGAAATTAACCAGGGCGGTGTAGCGCCGGGGATAGATTATAATAACTTCTATCCTAAAACACGCACCTTCTTATTCGGTGTTAACGTATCATTTTAA